In the Sphingobium sp. Z007 genome, CGTGCAAGCTGAGGGAGCGGTTACCCACCGCTCCCTCAAAAAGACGTCGTCAGGATTGGCTTTCATTGATCCAGCGCAGGATGTTGCCCGTTTCCGGCCGTGCCAGCCAGTCCGGGCTGACATGAAGCCACTGAACAACGCGCCCCGCCCCCACCAGCAGCGCGGCGGGCTGGGGCAATTCCCAGTCGTTGGTGCCGGTCACTTCGCCGATCCAGCCGGCAGGAGGCGGGGACGGGCGATCGTCGGGCTGGAAGCTGATGCCCAGCAGGCGCGCAAGGCGGTTATCCCTGTCGGAGGCCACGGGGAAAGGCAGGCCGTGCCGCGTCTTGATGTCGCGCAGGCGATCAGGCTGCTGCGGGCTGAGCGCCACCAGCCTGATGTTGCGATCTGCAAGCGCGGGATGCAACGTATCGGCATAATAGGGCAAGGCGATGTTGCAGGCCGGGCAGCCGGCGAAGCGGAAGAAGATGAACAAGGCCGGGCCATCGGCGGTCAGCCTGTCCAGATCGAGCGTACCGCCGCCGACTTCGGCGAAGGACAAAGGCGGCAGGATGTCGCCCGGTTGGGCCACGTTCGCGGGGTCGAAGCGGTCGACCAGTTGTTGGCGCTGGGCTGCATTGGCCGCCAGTTGCGTTGCAGGCCAGTTGCGCTCACGCTCAGCCTGCAAAGCGGCGTAACGGTCCTTGAGCGTTTCGGTGAGAAGTGTCGCCATCATGGTCTCCTTGGGTCTGGACTATGATGGCGACAGGCGGTGCTCCTCGCTAATGAGAGTTTCGGCGTGAGTGACGAAAAATCGTCATAGTTTCAGGCGGCATCGCGCCGGGCGGGTGCCTGCTGGTGGCGGCTTGCCGGGATGGGCAGGCCCAGATTGCCGCGCAGTGTATCCGCCTCATAATCAGTGCGGAACAGGCCGCGCGCCTGCAGGATCGGCACGACTTCCTCGACGAAACGCTTGAATTGCGCGGGATGGCCGAGATGGACGTTAAGCCCGTCGAGCGCGCGCTCTTCGAACCAACGCTGGATTTCGTTCGCCACGGTTTGCGCCGACCCGACGAAGGGGCTGCCGCGACCGGCGCGCGCACGCTCCACCGCCTGCCGCAGGGTTAGACCTTGCTCGACGGCGAGGTCAGTGATCTTCTTCGCCTGGGTGTAGAAGCTGTTTTTCGCATATTTGAGCGCCTGCACCGGGAAGGGTGCGTCGGGATCATATTGGCGGAAATCATGCCAGCCGAAGGGACGGCCGAACTCCGCCAGCGCCTGCTCGAAACTCTGGTCGAGCGTGCGATAATGGTGTTCGATATCCTTTGCCTGCGCGTCGGTATCGCCAACTGTGACGAAGAAGCCCGGCAGGATGACGATTTGGTCGGGATCGCGCCCCTGTCGCGCCGCGCGGCCTTTCAGGTCGGCATAAAAGGCCTGGCCCTGTTCGATCGTCGCTGCATGGGTGAAGATCGCGTCGGCGATGGTCGCCCCCAGATCGCGGCCTTGGTCGCTGTCGCCCGCCTGGAAGATGACCGGTTCTCCCTGCGGCGAGCGCTGGAGGTTGAGCGGACCGACGACCTGGAAAAATTCCCCGCGATGGTCGAGGCGATGGAGCCTGTCGGGGTCGAGGAACTGGCCGGTGGCCCTATCGCGGATCAATGCCCCCTCCTCCCAACTCGACCAGAGGCCGCGCGCCACGTCGAGAAACTCGACCGCACGGCGGTAGCGGGTATCATAGTCGAAATGTTCCGGCTGGCTGAAATTGCCGGCCGTGCCAGCATCGCCGCTGGTGACGACATTCCAGCCCGCGCGTCCCTTGCTGATGAGGTCGAGCGAGGCAAAGCGGCGCGCCAGATTGAAGGGATCATTATAGGATGTGGTGAGCGTGGCGACCAAGCCGATATGCTTGGTCGCCACGGCCAACGCCGACAGGAGGGTGAGCGGTTCCAGCCGGTTGAGATAATGGGGCGGCGAATTGGCGGTGATGAACTGGCTATCGACGATGAAGACGAGGTCGAACTTCGCCGCCTCCGCCTGACGCACGACATCGATATACCAATCGACATTTACGCTGGCGTCGAGAGGAATGTCCGTATCGAGCCAGCGATTGCTGTCGCCAGGGCCACCGACGCCGGTGGGGACGAGACCGAGTTTGAGTTGGCGCTTGGTCATGAGCCGATTCCTATGCGTCGAAGCCGGGGGACTGGCGTTCTGCTTTGCGCAGGGCCGCTTCCCAGACCAGGTCGTAGTGGGACTTGGCGCCTTCGACCGGCTTACGTTCCCGGCTCATCTGGCGGCGCACTTCCTCCTGCGCCTCTTCCGGGGCGATCAATATCTTGTCGCGGCCGATGGACAGGGTTCGCACCTGCGCCTTGCAGGCTTCCTCCAAATGGTAGATGCCGCTGAACGCTTCACCCGGCGTCGCGCCCAGCGCCAGCGTGCCGTGATTGCGGAGCAGCATGACTTTCGTATCACCAAGATCGGCCACCAGTCGCTCACGCTCGTCCAGATTGAGCGCCACGCCTTCATAGTCGTGGTAAGACAGACGCGGAATCAGCGCGAGCGCGCGCTGGTTGAGCGGCAGCAGACCTTCGGCATGGGCCGACACCGCCATGCCGTCGGCGCTGTGGAAATGGGCGATATAATGGGCGTCGTCGCGCGCGGCGTGGATCGCCGAGTGGATCACATAGCCGGCATAGTTGATGCCATAGTCGCTGTCCCCGATGACGTTGCCGTCCAGGTCGACCTTCACCAGACTGGACGCCGTAATCTCATCGAACATCAGGCCGAACGGGTTGATGAGGAAATGATGATCCGGTCCCGGTGCGCGGGCCGAGATATGGGTGTAGATGAAATCGTCCCAGCCATAGAGGGCGGACAGGCGATAGAAGGCGGCGAGGTCGACACGGACCTTCCATTCCGCTTCGCTGATCCCGGATGCGCGGAAACGATCGTCTTTCAGGACTGTAGCCATGGGAATGCTCCTTTGCGGGCAAATGTAGGCAGAAGGCAGGGGGCCGCCCAATGAGAATGTCTGATGGATGGACGCGCCGCGCTCATGCCGGGAAGATGCCGGGATCGACGATGCGTGAGACATCGACATGGACAGGTAATTCGCCATCGGCGTGGAAGCGATCGACCACCCGCTGAAGCGGCTTGATGACCGCCGCGTCGGGCGGGACGAGGACGGGATTCTGCCGATCGACGATCAGCTTCGCCAGCCTGGGATCGACGCCCGTCGCCTTGGCGAACAGGGTGGCGTAAGCGCCTGGATGTGCCTGCGCCCATAGGCTGGCGGTGCGGAAGCGGGCAAGCACATCCTTGAGCGCGGCGCGCTTGGCCGGATCATCCAGCGCCGCCTGCGACGCCGCGATCAGGGTGAGGCCGGTGTTGATCCCCTGCCCGTCGCGCAACACCCGCGCCCCGCGATCTTCTGCCGCTATCTGATAGGTGCCGAAGGTCGCCCAAGCGTCGATCCGGCCGGCGGCGAAGGCGGCGGCGGCGTCATTGGGCAGCATGAATCCGATATCGACGCTCTTGCGATCGACCTTCGCTTCCTTGAGCGCTTCGAGCAGCAGATAGTGCGAGATGCTGCCGCGCGCGCTCGACACGATGACGCGATGGCCGACAAGACCAGCGACGTTACGAATGGGCGAGCCGGGCGGCACGATGATGCCGATGTCGCGGGTGGACGAGATAGAGCCGGCGATCACCTTGAGCGGGACGCCCGCCGCCGCCGCCAGCACGACGGGCAGGTCGCCCGCCGGCGCGGTGTCGACCGCCCCGGCATTAAGCGCTTCCAATAACGGCGCGGCACCGACGAAATTAGCCCATTCTATGTCGTAGGTCAGCCCCTTGAGCGCGTCGGCGGCTTCCGCCTTGGACTGGAGCAGATGGACCTGGTCACCCAGCACGAGCTTGGTGCGCCCGCCCTTCCCGGCCCCGCCGCAAGCAGTGAGGCCGAGCGCGGCAGCGCCCGCAAGGAAGGTTCGACGATCAGAAAGCAAGAGCGATCCGTCCATAATAATAGCCGCCTGCGGGATTGAAGGGCGACGGGCCATAATAGCCTTGCCCCGTTTGGGGATTGCCCGGCCCATTGGTTTCGGGACGGACGTCGAACAGGTTGGTGGCGCCGATAGAGAGGGTGGCGAAGTCGGTGACCTTCGCGCTGATGCTGGCATCGGTGATGATCTTCGCCCCGAAATAGCGGTCGTCGCCGGCCGCAGTGCGCTGCGTATATTTGCCGTAGCGGGTGTTGGTGACGCTGAGGCCGAAAATGCCCTTGGTCCAGTTCAGCGTGCTGACCAGCTTGGTATGCGGCTGAAGCACTTCCAGTTCGCCGATCTTGTCGCCGCCGAAGAAGACCGATCCCGCCCCCAGCAGAGACGCGCCATTGGCGCCGAACAGTTGCGAGGGCGTGGCGACGATGTCGGTGACCTTGGTCTTACTGTAATTGAAAGCTAGGGTGACGCCCAGCTTCCCGAAATCGCCAAGGCCGGTCGAATAATCGGCGACCAGGTCGAAGCCCTTCGTCTCGGTATCGGCGGCGTTGATGAAATATTCGGCCTGCTCGATATCCGACAAGCCGTTGGCGGCGAGGATGGCGGAGATGCCGGCGCCGAACAGGCGGCCGGTGCGTTCGACCCGGTCCTTGATCTTGATATAATAGCCATCGAGCGTGATCGACAGCGCCGGGATCGGCGTGAAGACGATGCCAAGCCCGGCGTTCCAGGTCTTTTCCGCCTTGAGCGGCTTGGCACCCAGCAGCTTCCCGACATTGGAGTCTGCGGTCACCAGCTTGGCGACGGTGGGGCGCAATTCGGTCTGGCCGGTTTCGGTGTTGAAGAAGGAGGAGGTGCGGCCATCGGTCTGGGCATAGCCGATCTGAGTCAGCGACGGCGCGCGGAAGCCGGTGCCGACGGTGCCGCGAATGGCGAACGCGGGGCTGAATTCGTAGCGGCTGTTGAGCTTCAGGCCGATCGGGCTGCCCGACCCGTCGCTATAATGTTCGGCGCGGATGGCCGCGCCGATATACCAGGCGTCGGTCGGATAGATGCCAAGGTCGATATAGCCGGCATAGACCTTCCGGCTGATATCGGCTTCGTCGTCCGGGGAGAGGACGATCGCGCCCTGGACCACTGGTGAGGCAACGCGGCCGACATTCCAGTCATATTGCTGGTCGCCCGGCTGAAACGTGTAGGTCGCAGGTTCATAGGCGAGCGGATCGCCAGCAAAGGTGCGGAAGCGGTCGAGTCGATATTCACCGCCGATCGACACCTGTAACGGCTTGGCGAAGCCGATGTCGAACTCGCGCGTGAGATCGACATTGTGGGTCCATTGGCGGAACTCGAAATTGGCGAGATTGGGCCAGCTGGTCGGGCTATCCGGACCGAGCGAGGGGCGGATGGAGAGCTTGGAAAACTGGCGGCTGGCGTTGCGGCCAAAGGAAGAGGACAGGTCATAATCCCAGCCCGCCAGCACGCCCTTCAGACCGCCGACAAACTGGAAATCCGTCTCGTCGATATTGTTGAGCGGATAATAGCCGTCGGGGAACAAGGCGGTGAAATTGGCGGTGCTGTTGGGGCGGCGGAAATTATTGCCGATCTGGGCGTCGCGCTCGCCATAGGTGCCGAAGCTATAGAGGGTGGCGTTGTCCGTCACCGGTAGCTGCGCGTTATAGCCAAGGTTGAACGCCTTGATCTGCGGATCGCCATTATGCGCGCCGTCGCGGTTCCAGGCAGCGTTGCGGGCATTGGCGTCGGCGATGTTCGCCTCCACCTGCGCGCGGGTCAGGCCGCTGCTGGCGACCACCTGGTCGATGGTGCGACCGGCGGGCAGGCCATAGAGATTGGTGTCGGTCGCGGGCAGGTTCCACCAGGCGCCGCCGCGCTTGCGGATGTCACCGCTGACGGTCAGGAAGCCGCCATCG is a window encoding:
- a CDS encoding peroxiredoxin-like family protein; this translates as MATLLTETLKDRYAALQAERERNWPATQLAANAAQRQQLVDRFDPANVAQPGDILPPLSFAEVGGGTLDLDRLTADGPALFIFFRFAGCPACNIALPYYADTLHPALADRNIRLVALSPQQPDRLRDIKTRHGLPFPVASDRDNRLARLLGISFQPDDRPSPPPAGWIGEVTGTNDWELPQPAALLVGAGRVVQWLHVSPDWLARPETGNILRWINESQS
- a CDS encoding LLM class flavin-dependent oxidoreductase yields the protein MTKRQLKLGLVPTGVGGPGDSNRWLDTDIPLDASVNVDWYIDVVRQAEAAKFDLVFIVDSQFITANSPPHYLNRLEPLTLLSALAVATKHIGLVATLTTSYNDPFNLARRFASLDLISKGRAGWNVVTSGDAGTAGNFSQPEHFDYDTRYRRAVEFLDVARGLWSSWEEGALIRDRATGQFLDPDRLHRLDHRGEFFQVVGPLNLQRSPQGEPVIFQAGDSDQGRDLGATIADAIFTHAATIEQGQAFYADLKGRAARQGRDPDQIVILPGFFVTVGDTDAQAKDIEHHYRTLDQSFEQALAEFGRPFGWHDFRQYDPDAPFPVQALKYAKNSFYTQAKKITDLAVEQGLTLRQAVERARAGRGSPFVGSAQTVANEIQRWFEERALDGLNVHLGHPAQFKRFVEEVVPILQARGLFRTDYEADTLRGNLGLPIPASRHQQAPARRDAA
- a CDS encoding class II aldolase/adducin family protein; protein product: MATVLKDDRFRASGISEAEWKVRVDLAAFYRLSALYGWDDFIYTHISARAPGPDHHFLINPFGLMFDEITASSLVKVDLDGNVIGDSDYGINYAGYVIHSAIHAARDDAHYIAHFHSADGMAVSAHAEGLLPLNQRALALIPRLSYHDYEGVALNLDERERLVADLGDTKVMLLRNHGTLALGATPGEAFSGIYHLEEACKAQVRTLSIGRDKILIAPEEAQEEVRRQMSRERKPVEGAKSHYDLVWEAALRKAERQSPGFDA
- a CDS encoding ABC transporter substrate-binding protein, yielding MDGSLLLSDRRTFLAGAAALGLTACGGAGKGGRTKLVLGDQVHLLQSKAEAADALKGLTYDIEWANFVGAAPLLEALNAGAVDTAPAGDLPVVLAAAAGVPLKVIAGSISSTRDIGIIVPPGSPIRNVAGLVGHRVIVSSARGSISHYLLLEALKEAKVDRKSVDIGFMLPNDAAAAFAAGRIDAWATFGTYQIAAEDRGARVLRDGQGINTGLTLIAASQAALDDPAKRAALKDVLARFRTASLWAQAHPGAYATLFAKATGVDPRLAKLIVDRQNPVLVPPDAAVIKPLQRVVDRFHADGELPVHVDVSRIVDPGIFPA
- a CDS encoding TonB-dependent siderophore receptor, translating into MKKTAYYLASSALTAVALAVSPASAQALSTPDDAATDAGTIIVTGVRGAPRTIAESPAPIDVVSADKLQATGSAEFGEALSKLLPSLNFGSTHAGVFSIGRPVTNRGLAPAYTLVLVNGKRRHNGAFLSNSTADTSGSNPVDIDLIPTSGIDRIEVLKDSAAAQYGTDAIAGVINIQLAEKEGLSGDFTYGTLYSANGKPDSWKGTIRYGTRIGDDGGFLTVSGDIRKRGGAWWNLPATDTNLYGLPAGRTIDQVVASSGLTRAQVEANIADANARNAAWNRDGAHNGDPQIKAFNLGYNAQLPVTDNATLYSFGTYGERDAQIGNNFRRPNSTANFTALFPDGYYPLNNIDETDFQFVGGLKGVLAGWDYDLSSSFGRNASRQFSKLSIRPSLGPDSPTSWPNLANFEFRQWTHNVDLTREFDIGFAKPLQVSIGGEYRLDRFRTFAGDPLAYEPATYTFQPGDQQYDWNVGRVASPVVQGAIVLSPDDEADISRKVYAGYIDLGIYPTDAWYIGAAIRAEHYSDGSGSPIGLKLNSRYEFSPAFAIRGTVGTGFRAPSLTQIGYAQTDGRTSSFFNTETGQTELRPTVAKLVTADSNVGKLLGAKPLKAEKTWNAGLGIVFTPIPALSITLDGYYIKIKDRVERTGRLFGAGISAILAANGLSDIEQAEYFINAADTETKGFDLVADYSTGLGDFGKLGVTLAFNYSKTKVTDIVATPSQLFGANGASLLGAGSVFFGGDKIGELEVLQPHTKLVSTLNWTKGIFGLSVTNTRYGKYTQRTAAGDDRYFGAKIITDASISAKVTDFATLSIGATNLFDVRPETNGPGNPQTGQGYYGPSPFNPAGGYYYGRIALAF